In the Triticum aestivum cultivar Chinese Spring chromosome 2B, IWGSC CS RefSeq v2.1, whole genome shotgun sequence genome, GTTAGCCTACCATTGATGCCTAGTTGCTTGCAATTGGTAATTAGTTGCCTATCGTCGCTGCTCAGTTACCATTGATGCACAGTTGCCTACCATTGATGCTCAGTTTCCTAACTTTGCAAATTAGTTGCCTACAAATATTGTGACGTTGCTTATCTTTATTGTTCTAAGTTGCCTACAAACACTCTGAAGTTGTCTGCCAGTGATGTTggccctttgattcataggattggatcccataggaatttttcctatggaatCTTCTATACTACATTTCATgggaaatctaacatccactccaacctctttttacaattcctttgtttttcatgCGGCATCAAACACTCCTTGCTAATCCTATAGCATTCAATTTGGCATGCCACCCCAATCCTATATTTTTCCTATTCCTACATTTTCAAAATCTTGCGAATCATAGAGGCccttattcacacactatatagtgaTATACCTATAATAAAGGAAATATATATTCTTGGTCTGTTGTATTATTTTATAGAAAACTCCTTGATGTTTCTGATAATTAAACCGCAATCCAACTTTAAGTCAGATTTTTGGTTTTGTAGGAAACCTCCTGATATTTTTCGTAATCAACCCGTAAACTAGTCTTAAGTCAGATTTTCACTTTAGCAGGAAACCCGCTAATAATTGGGTTAATAAACCCATAATACATatcaaatgctttttaaaatatccatatcttttaaacctaACTTCAAATTCAACATGTTATACATGaattttgattagaaaaatgtgtagaatctaaACATGGTGTTAGTTATCTGTTAATCATTTAAAAATGTTATTTATGGTACGACCTTAATGAACAACTTATGATTATTTTTCTTTCATACCAATCTGAATTAAAAATGAGCGCCTCAGCAAAATCAGGATTGAAGATGAAACCAACTACCTATAACCATCGGCAAGAGTGCGAAGTAGGATAACTGACAACACAGATGGGATGTCATGTGTTTAAAGAAAAAATATATACCTATTAGGGTCTTGAGTCATGATTATTGGGTTAGAAGAGTGAGAATGTAAGttttttttttcttccgttgcatCGCACAAATTCTTTTGCTAGTTTCTATAGGATTCTATGGGTTTGTGCTACTTAAATACAACCTTGGCCTTTTTACAAAAGAAAAACTCTACAATAAACCATGGCATCCAACTCTTCTCATTTTCCCAATCCTAGGTCTACATggaaaccaaacaggccctaactACCAAACAATCTACCGGTTGTTCTACACGCCTTGGCTGATTCTACATTGTGCTACCAGCAATGCAATTCTTGTCACGTCAAGATACAAAGACGTCATAATGCGAGCTAGAGTGGTGCACCATTTAGATCCTAGTGCTTTCCGCTACGATCACGCGAGGTGGATTTAGATCCTACTAGTGGTTTCCGCTACGATCACGCGAGCCTCCGTcaggcctcgccgccgccgccgcccgcacggacagcgaaagcacattcagatccgacCGCTCCGTCTTCATAGCCTTCCCTTGTTCTCGCCGGGCGGCGTGcctctcgtcgtcgtcgtcgtgttcttgctcctcctcctcgtcttcgccgtcctcctctGCCCCATTTTCCTCATCCCCTCCCCCGTGCCCATCCTCGCGCGACCTCTTCCTCCCTATCGCGACGCCGAATAGCATCGGCTTCGCGCCTGCGGCGCCGTGCCTCTCGTcctcctcccccacttcatccccGCCGTGGTCATACCGCCAGACGAGGTGCCGCACGCCGTCGCAGACGCGCCGCGCGCGCGCGAGCTCCCGCGCCAGCCTCGCGTTCTCGCGCCGCAGCCGCGCGTTCTCCTCCTCCAGCTCGGCCATCGCGCCGGTGGCCACCAGCGCCAGcccgggcggcggcgacgacgagacCGCGGCGTCCCCGCCGGAGCTCGTCGGCGTGGGCGAGATCGGAATCGCCGTCGCAATCGGCGTCGCCATCATCGCGGGCGGCGGCGCCCCGGCGCCAGATCCCTTCCGCCTCTGTATCGCGCCGAGCAGGCGCTTCTCCCCTTTCCTGAAGCACTCGTTGGCGAACTCCCACCTGTCAAGGCCTATCTTCCTGAATCCCTGCACAAGAAACGCAGCACCCTTGGTAATCTGGATCTACCGAACTAGCCGGAGAGAGGGGAGCGATGCGGAGGTGGGTGGGTGGAGCGGAGACGCACGTAGGTGTTGAGCTGGCGGACGAAGGAGGCGAAGTTGCTGTGCTTGAAGTTCTTGGGGAGGAGGTCGCGCTCGAACTCGGCGCGGCGCCACACCACGAACGCCGTGCCGGACTCGTTCCAGGAGATGGTGTCGTCGGTCTCCGGGTCGTCCACCATCGCGTACGTCTTGGTGAGGAACGGCGGCGTCCCCGCCCCCAGCGCCGGCGACGCCATTGATGAGTTGGTTGAGGGCGATGGTTCTGGTGGTGCTCTGGCGAGAGGAGACGGAGAGATTTGGTTTGGTTGCACAGGAAAGGAAGGAATGGTCTAGAAATGGGGATTTTGTGATGGGGGTAGGCTGGGGATGGGGCGAGAAGCATCCAGCGGGTTCTGGAAGGTTCCGATCCTTTCTAGTCGGCCACGTGGCGATGTTTCTAGAACCGGCGCTGCTGGATCGGGGATTCAAGACTGGTTGAGCTGTAGCTTTGTGAAGGACGGTTTGGGTAGCCAATATTTTGACTATTGTTTGTGTTTTTTCTTTACTACTCCTATGTTGTTTGAGTTTTAAGCAACCCTACAAAGAAAATAGTAAATGAAATTGTTTTATATGacactccctccgttcactttacAAAATTAAAACGAGTGAACAAACACGCTAAAATGTGTATAAAACTGATAAAAAGGTAAGACATCTTATAATACTAAACAGAGGGAGTAAGTATGAAAActctatgttggaaatatgagcaatttatcatATGATTTTATTAATGAAAATACTAGATAAAGTATGACTAAAATAGCAGAGGTAAAGTAAGTCATGCGATCTGATGCTTATATGAACTGTAaccaaacatatctagagcagacagtacatgtagttgcatatatgaaatagagcctaacatatctagggcaaacactagaacaaggaactgtgatAGGACCTCTAACAGAATAaataagaacacgtacgggacagcagcaggagcaggagcaCTCGACTTGGGTCGACATCCTCACTAGGCATGTCGTTgaagaggttgtcgacgtcggggaagaagtcgtcgttgggaaAGTGGTCGTCGGTGTCCGCGATGAACtggtcagtagtcgcgcagagcgctccccaaaaacgtttcacccttctcccgtacaggactcaaagaggtgcggtttcggaggcctactgtcccgacctgcggtgcacgccgcaagccgggatgaggaagataaTAGCAGCAGCGTagtgctcaggaaccggtggcAAGTGGAAGAGGatcttctggtgtgtctctctggagaggagcgacctcccttttataggcacaggagaagaaggcgagaggctgcgccgggagttGAAGTGAACGAGGGAGACGAAACAAACAGGCAAtagccgaagggtgcagcgttcgtattcagtatccactacagcaaaaactttccagctcccGAGTGATCTTTcgcatacccgtagtgcgtggcaaaaatttagacatcggctcggctcattcccgcaacccgcggcgcggcgcggcgcgtcgtgacgaggcaggcggcggaggaggagcgcgcgtggatgtccctcttgttctcatgttcatacaagtggggaaagaacctcccttataaagaggtccaaccccctttaaactagcaatgtgggactaaactttagttccacctcttgccttgcacgaatgggttgcgtgggcctctaggatttattaggaatttttgaaactgctattgggctaggcccaaaatagacaaaattccaccaatcccccaccagatcccagaggcacacaaaattttcctttggttccaaaacactgttttatataccggtactgcagtggagactgttaagttgaacttccacctagaactctatgctacactagtaagcaacttgaacagtggactgggccttgaactgcaagttttctgcgaatctagcttcacacaaatccttgaccgatacgtggctaccgtgggtcttccccgtgggtggagcttatgcgtcatagtctgagacctttcatgagtttactagagagaaccctgctctcatagattgcgacgtttaacaatcagactcatatatgtGTGTTCCTCAAAAGATGTTTTGCTGGACAACATCTCTACttaaaagagccacttagaacacattaagatatacatcaacctgccatgcagattaggagagtattgcatcttcatggagtggtattgttaatagttaggatactctcctctcagttgaccaacaacttgtcttccacatctaattcacgggatcttcaatcacaaagaataggttaccactgtgaacaactcatattgtgggtctcatacccatctccctcgatgcattatctatcacattacatgatagacccttagtaaaaggatctgccagatttttagacgttggatataatccaatgcaataactccggagtttctcatttttctgacagaatttaaccttctctgaacgtgtcttgatgacttcatgttatcctttgagctgctcactttcgtgatcacagtttgattgtcgcagttcataaggatatccggtacaggtttctcaacaaccggcaagtcattcaagagccgacgaagccaatctgcttcaaccgtagctgtatctagtgttgtgagttctgcttccattgttgacctcgttaagatggtatGCTTGCAAGACTTTCAAGAAGCAgcaccacctccatgagtgaatacatatctgctcgtggcctttatctcatcagcatttgagatccagtttgagtcactatacccttcaagaaCCTTTGGGTGCCctgtgtagtgaattccataattcgtagtgcctttcaaataacacaaaactctctctagagctttccaatgcacatctcctggttttgagacaaaccggcttagtttgctaacggcaaaagagatgtcaggtcttgtagcactggtgaaatacataagcgagccaataatctgagaatgtttcaattgatctctagcaattctttcgaagcaacacactggcatcatatggtgttggagagggcttgcagtcactgtagccaaagcgactcaagatcttttccacatagtgcgattgaagcaatgtaatcccaccatcatcgtctctcaacaacttgatgttcataatgacatcagccactcctaaatccttcatctcaaagcaacgagataggaaatccttgacctccttaataaccttcagatttgttctgaaaatcagtatgtcatcaacatacaagcaaaggataactccctcgcccccaccgtggcgatagtacacacatttatcagcttcgtttacaacaaagcatgtgtctgttaaagttctttcaaacttctcatgccactgcttgggttcttgcttaagtccatacaaagacttcagcaacttgcacacttttccttcctgaccatctactacaaacccatctagttgttccatataaattttctcttccaactctccatttaggaaatcagtcttaacatccatttgatgaacgagaagaccatgtgaggcagccagtgaaaGTAGTattcgaatagtggtcagtcgcgccacaggtgagtaagtatcaaagaagtcttcaccttccttttgagtATATCCCTTAGCCACGagtcgtgccttgtacttttcgatagtaccatcaggcctaagcttcttcttgaatacccatttgcaccctataggtttgcacacataaggacgatcagttatctcccaagtttcatttgccaagatggaatccatctcactacggaccgcttccttccagtagtcagcatcttcagatgcataggcctctgaaatataactaggagtgtcatctatgagatacacaagaaaatcatcaccaaaggactttgcagtcctttgtctcttgctcctagtaggaacttcattgttctccttcACAAGATTTTCACAGTGTttcatcgaaatggcaggttcagtaattgtaactggttcctgattcgatgaactaggtatctcctgattagatgaggtagccatatccttcatgga is a window encoding:
- the LOC123041767 gene encoding heat stress transcription factor B-2a yields the protein MASPALGAGTPPFLTKTYAMVDDPETDDTISWNESGTAFVVWRRAEFERDLLPKNFKHSNFASFVRQLNTYGFRKIGLDRWEFANECFRKGEKRLLGAIQRRKGSGAGAPPPAMMATPIATAIPISPTPTSSGGDAAVSSSPPPGLALVATGAMAELEEENARLRRENARLARELARARRVCDGVRHLVWRYDHGGDEVGEEDERHGAAGAKPMLFGVAIGRKRSREDGHGGGDEENGAEEDGEDEEEEQEHDDDDERHAARREQGKAMKTERSDLNVLSLSVRAAAAARPDGGSRDRSGNH